ACAGCGTGATAATTTTGTTGAGATCTACTTTTTTTTGACCTATTTTCTGGTTTCCATTTTTGATTCAGAATCCGCTACTTTTCGAGCTTTAACTCAACAGGAAAAGGCAAACTCAAGAGGATAAAAAATAGAGTTTTCCCTCGATTAACAGTTGTAACTCCGTGAAATTGTCACTATGATGGAATTATGGCACAAAAACCTCAGCAAACCCTATAATTGAGTTTTTATGGATATTCAGTTAATCAATATTGGTTTTGGTAATATTATCTCTGCTAATCGGGTGATTGCTATTGTCAGTCCTGAATCGGCTCCGATTAAGCGCATTATAACCGATGCCCGTGAGCGTGGACAATTAGTTGATGCTACTTATGGACGTAGAACCAGAGCCGTGATTATCACTGATTCTAGCCATGTTATTCTCTCTGCAATTCAGCCGGAAACCGTTGCTCATCGGTTTGTACTGGCGAAAGATGGGAATTCCCGTGATGATTAAGGGATTTATACCCCTTGGTTTCTATCGGCATACCATGAGAAAATAGAAAAACTCCTGTTCAGCGTGAATGAGTAAAACTGCTATGAAAAAAGGCCGATTAATTGTGATGACAGGCCCTAGTGGGGTCGGAAAAGGAACCTTAGTTCGTTCCCTACTCAACTGTCATCCTGACCTGCATTTATCCGTTTCAGTAACAACTCGTTCTCCCCGTCCCGGCGAAATCAATGGACGAGACTACTATTTTGTAAATCAACAACGTTTTCAGGAAATGGTAGAACAGGGAGAGTTATTAGAATGGGCTGAATTTGCAGGAAATTGTTATGGAACTCCTTTAATTCCGGTTAAAGAACAAATTGAAGCGGGAACATCGGTTTTATTAGAAATTGAATTAGAAGGCGCTCGCCAAATTCGGCGCACGTTTCCCTCCGCTTTACGCATTTTTATTATGCCCCCTTCTATTAATGAATTAGAACGTCGTTTACGAGAGCGAGGTCAGGATTCTGAAGATGCGATTCGACGGCGTTTAATGCGAGCAAAAGCAGAAATGGATGCGGCGAGTGAATTTGATTTTGAAGTAATTAATGATGATTTTGATTTTGCCTTACAGCGATTAGAATCTGTGTTATATACTCCTGTTTAAATCAGGAAATATGCCCCAGAAAGACCCTTTAAAACAAGACTCTTTAAATGCGATGGCAACGGATATCAAATCGGCTGAAGCTTATGCAAATTTAGGGCGTTTGTCTGATCAGCAAGAACAATGGGAAGCTGCGATCGCACATTATCGTCAGGCTATCGAATTAAATCCCCATTGTTCTTGGTTTTATCACCATTTAGCGGATGTTTTATTAAAACAAGAACAATGGCAAGACGCAATTATTAATTATCGTCGTGCCATTGAACTTAATCCTGATTTTTCTTGGTCATATCATAATTTAGGAAATGCCTTATTAAAATTACAATCCTGGGAAGAAGCGATTCCCGTTTACCGCAAGGCGATTCAGTTAAACCCTGAATTTCATTGGTCTTATGGAAATTTAGGAGATGCGTTTGTTAAACAGAAAAAGTGGGATTTAGCCATTACCAGTTATTGGAATAGTTTAGTAATTTTGTTCCGAACAAATCAAGAACAGGATTTTGGAATTATTGCCACTAAATTAGGGGAAACCCTGGAATATTGTTTACCTGAAACCATTAATCTGGCGATCGCTTATTATCAAAAAGTTATTCAGAATAGTCAAAAGTATCCTGAGTATCAAAATGTGATTCAATTTTTACACCAAAATCAAGAAGCCTGGATTAAAATTGCCGATTTTTTCATTCATAAACATTTTAATAATGCCGCTTTAATTGTGTATTCAATGGCGCGAGAAGTTTATCCTGATCATCTCTCTATTGGAGAAAAAATTAATACTATTTTTCTTAAAAAAAATCATTTAGAACAAACGATTAACTTACAACATCAAAATATTCAGCAAAACTTAAATAAATGGTCTAAATATGACGAAGGTATCACTTCTGATCCCAACATCAATAGTTTTTCAGATCCTTTAGCTGTAAATCAAGACTTCGGACAATTTATATTTAGTACCAATATTAATTTTGATTTAAACCAATTAGATCAACTCTTTGAAGCAGTCGGTTGGATGACTCGTTCCCATCAACAAATGAAAATCGCCCTGGAACATAGTTTTTTAGCCGTTACTCTGTGGTCGGAAAAAGACTCGCAAAAACAATTAATTGGCTTTACTCGCGCCGTTTCCGATCATGTTTATAATGCAACCCTTTGGGATGTGGTGATTCATCCTAATTTTCAAAGTCAAGGATTAGGAAAAGCCTTAATTCAATATACTTTAGAACAACTTCGACAGCAAAATATTGAAAATATTACTTTATTTGCAGGTTCCAAAGCCGTTGATTTCTATCAGCATTTAGGGTTTATTACCGATCCTAACGGGATTAAAGGAATGTTTTGGGTTTCGCCTTGATTAACTTCAATCGTAGGGTGCGTAAGCTCCGCGCACGCACCATCTAACCTGAGATTTAAAAATATTGGCTCCTGATAATTACTCAGGTTGCCGCAGAGAAATGGTGCGTGCGGCTTTGCCTTACGCACCCTACGCTCCTACGCTCCTAATTCTTAATTCTCCTTTTATTCTGCAATTAAAACTTGCAGGTTCTAAAGCCGTTAATTTCTATCATTATTTAGGGTTTATGACCGACCCTAACGGAATTAAAGGAATGTTTTAGGTTTCACCTTGATTAATTTCAATCGTAGGGTGCGTAAGCTCCGCGCACGCACCATCTAACCTGAAATTCCAAAATATTGGCT
Above is a window of Planktothrix serta PCC 8927 DNA encoding:
- the remA gene encoding extracellular matrix/biofilm regulator RemA — protein: MDIQLINIGFGNIISANRVIAIVSPESAPIKRIITDARERGQLVDATYGRRTRAVIITDSSHVILSAIQPETVAHRFVLAKDGNSRDD
- the gmk gene encoding guanylate kinase → MKKGRLIVMTGPSGVGKGTLVRSLLNCHPDLHLSVSVTTRSPRPGEINGRDYYFVNQQRFQEMVEQGELLEWAEFAGNCYGTPLIPVKEQIEAGTSVLLEIELEGARQIRRTFPSALRIFIMPPSINELERRLRERGQDSEDAIRRRLMRAKAEMDAASEFDFEVINDDFDFALQRLESVLYTPV
- a CDS encoding GNAT family N-acetyltransferase; this encodes MPQKDPLKQDSLNAMATDIKSAEAYANLGRLSDQQEQWEAAIAHYRQAIELNPHCSWFYHHLADVLLKQEQWQDAIINYRRAIELNPDFSWSYHNLGNALLKLQSWEEAIPVYRKAIQLNPEFHWSYGNLGDAFVKQKKWDLAITSYWNSLVILFRTNQEQDFGIIATKLGETLEYCLPETINLAIAYYQKVIQNSQKYPEYQNVIQFLHQNQEAWIKIADFFIHKHFNNAALIVYSMAREVYPDHLSIGEKINTIFLKKNHLEQTINLQHQNIQQNLNKWSKYDEGITSDPNINSFSDPLAVNQDFGQFIFSTNINFDLNQLDQLFEAVGWMTRSHQQMKIALEHSFLAVTLWSEKDSQKQLIGFTRAVSDHVYNATLWDVVIHPNFQSQGLGKALIQYTLEQLRQQNIENITLFAGSKAVDFYQHLGFITDPNGIKGMFWVSP